The following coding sequences are from one uncultured Bacteroides sp. window:
- a CDS encoding TonB-dependent receptor — protein sequence MIVALFATPAASAFAEQTINNSQTIQQEREVRGIIIDERGEPLIGVSVLVKGTSSGTITDINGQFSLKLTNGNKELVISYIGYHTQTIEVGAKTSFSIQMKPDTKTLDEVVVIGYGTVKKRDLTGAVTSIKSSDITQTPASNPMEALQGKVAGLDITKSSGQAGSGVNIQLRGTRSFTASGTPTFIIDGMPGDYSTLNPNDIESIEVLKDASSTAIYGSAGANGIIIVTTKSGKEGKTAVNFNAYTGFNGWSKTPTMRSGESYIQALRDANATTGNWSSTSDDEALFTSAEAYQAHLAGHYINWSDLLIQTGMTQNYSMSVSGGTEKTKAYFSLNFSDENGQYKGDDYKVYSTNIRIDHKIKKWLSAGINLQASYVYQNKAYANLESALCAVPLGEAYDSDGNININPVVNDGNEINLLLNTVGGVYKNQNQNFKIYANPYIQLNPIKGLTLISRLNGTLVYARNNYFQGQGSYQYYTTSGADATGTNSNVYAAVTQNRSYNYKWENVLTYDFKINNDHAFTLTGVTTWNHNQSDNSYLKQDNITENKFLWHGISSNTAAVAQTSYNMSKGLGIIGRINYSYLGKYLFSASVRYDGSSVLARENRWDTFPAVSLGWRISDEKFMEGTKEWLDNLKLRIGYGVAGTASINPYTSVAHLDQSYYSLGGEKELVYMFSQNYTNKNLSWEKSYNTNIGLDIAILKNRIDLTTDFYFTKTDGVIWKRYLPVNNGAYNASTQYYTNMNICSTQNKGIELALNTRNIETPDFKWKSTITYTYNKEKIKSLADGTSDYVTNGDYTLAKGYAVNSYYQYKTIGIWQKGEEQDAAVFGQNPGDIKIEIPNLKKQSDGVYLDKEGTEYTANNTYTISANDYQIIGHNSPDWTLGFQNTFNWKDFDLSVFMYMRWGQMIDYSMLTRYDPTGKSNFPKYFNYWTESNPSNDFPAINANMALKDYTGYYGLSYVDGSFFKIKNVTLGYNLPKKISNKLGIDKLRVYGTITNPFIIAKSHLLKDYDPEMNGSLNYPLTKQLVFGLNLSF from the coding sequence ATGATCGTGGCACTATTTGCTACCCCTGCAGCATCAGCATTTGCAGAGCAAACAATAAACAATTCCCAAACGATTCAACAAGAAAGAGAAGTGCGAGGGATTATTATTGACGAAAGAGGTGAGCCTCTTATAGGAGTTTCAGTTTTAGTAAAAGGGACAAGTAGCGGTACAATCACAGATATCAACGGGCAGTTTTCGTTGAAATTAACGAATGGAAATAAAGAGTTGGTGATATCCTATATCGGTTACCATACACAAACCATAGAAGTAGGAGCAAAAACAAGTTTTAGTATTCAGATGAAACCTGATACAAAAACATTAGATGAAGTTGTTGTAATAGGATACGGAACAGTAAAAAAGAGAGATTTGACCGGAGCTGTTACTTCAATAAAAAGCTCAGATATAACTCAGACTCCTGCATCAAATCCTATGGAAGCCCTCCAAGGTAAAGTAGCCGGACTCGACATTACAAAATCTTCGGGACAGGCTGGTTCAGGAGTTAATATACAATTAAGAGGAACACGCTCTTTTACAGCGAGTGGCACCCCCACTTTCATTATAGACGGAATGCCAGGTGACTATTCCACTTTAAATCCCAATGACATCGAATCAATAGAAGTACTCAAAGATGCTTCTTCAACCGCAATATACGGATCGGCCGGTGCTAATGGAATAATAATCGTGACTACTAAAAGTGGTAAAGAGGGAAAAACAGCAGTAAACTTTAACGCCTATACAGGCTTCAACGGATGGTCTAAAACTCCTACAATGCGAAGTGGAGAAAGCTATATCCAAGCTCTCAGAGATGCAAATGCAACAACAGGAAACTGGTCATCAACTAGTGACGATGAAGCTTTATTTACATCGGCAGAAGCATATCAAGCACATTTAGCGGGACATTACATTAATTGGTCTGACTTATTGATACAAACCGGCATGACTCAGAATTATAGCATGTCTGTATCAGGTGGAACAGAAAAGACAAAAGCCTATTTCTCTTTGAATTTTTCAGATGAAAATGGACAATACAAAGGAGATGATTATAAAGTGTATTCGACCAATATACGCATTGATCATAAAATAAAAAAATGGCTATCCGCAGGTATTAACTTACAAGCCTCATACGTTTACCAAAACAAAGCTTACGCTAATTTAGAAAGTGCACTTTGTGCTGTTCCATTAGGAGAAGCATATGACTCCGATGGCAACATAAACATCAATCCAGTAGTGAATGACGGAAATGAAATCAATTTATTACTCAATACGGTAGGTGGCGTTTATAAAAATCAAAATCAGAATTTCAAAATATATGCCAACCCTTATATTCAATTAAATCCGATTAAGGGACTTACACTTATATCCCGTTTGAATGGAACTTTGGTGTATGCGCGTAATAACTATTTTCAAGGACAAGGTTCTTATCAATATTACACAACATCAGGAGCCGATGCAACCGGTACAAACTCTAATGTATATGCAGCTGTGACTCAAAATAGAAGTTACAATTACAAATGGGAGAATGTACTAACTTATGATTTCAAAATCAACAATGACCATGCTTTCACTTTAACCGGAGTGACAACATGGAACCATAACCAATCAGATAATAGTTATCTAAAACAAGATAATATCACAGAAAACAAATTCTTATGGCATGGAATAAGTTCTAATACAGCTGCAGTTGCTCAAACGTCTTACAACATGTCAAAGGGACTAGGGATTATAGGTCGAATAAATTATTCTTATCTAGGCAAGTATCTGTTCTCCGCCTCTGTCCGCTATGATGGTTCTTCAGTTTTAGCGAGGGAAAATCGTTGGGATACCTTCCCCGCAGTTTCTTTAGGCTGGAGAATCTCGGATGAGAAGTTTATGGAAGGAACTAAAGAGTGGTTGGATAATTTAAAACTTCGCATAGGTTATGGTGTGGCTGGAACAGCTTCGATAAATCCATATACATCTGTTGCCCATCTAGATCAAAGTTACTATAGCTTAGGTGGAGAAAAGGAATTAGTCTATATGTTTTCTCAGAACTATACCAATAAAAATCTTAGTTGGGAAAAATCCTATAACACAAATATCGGACTTGATATTGCCATCCTGAAAAACCGCATTGACCTAACAACCGATTTCTATTTCACCAAAACAGACGGAGTGATTTGGAAACGCTATCTGCCGGTAAATAATGGTGCATATAACGCATCGACCCAATATTACACTAACATGAATATTTGTTCGACTCAAAACAAAGGAATAGAGTTAGCCCTAAACACACGTAACATTGAGACACCAGACTTCAAATGGAAATCTACGATAACGTATACCTACAATAAGGAGAAAATAAAGTCACTTGCCGACGGTACATCTGATTATGTAACGAATGGTGATTATACTTTAGCAAAGGGATATGCAGTAAACTCATATTATCAATACAAAACCATCGGAATTTGGCAAAAAGGAGAAGAACAAGATGCAGCTGTATTTGGACAAAATCCCGGTGATATAAAAATAGAGATTCCTAATCTGAAAAAACAAAGTGATGGAGTTTATTTAGATAAAGAAGGGACAGAATATACCGCAAACAACACCTATACAATCAGTGCTAATGATTATCAAATCATAGGGCACAACTCACCAGATTGGACTTTAGGTTTTCAAAACACATTCAATTGGAAAGATTTTGATTTAAGTGTTTTCATGTATATGCGTTGGGGACAGATGATTGATTATTCAATGCTAACTCGCTATGATCCTACCGGTAAAAGTAACTTCCCTAAGTACTTTAACTATTGGACAGAATCCAATCCATCCAATGATTTCCCTGCCATCAATGCTAACATGGCCTTAAAAGATTATACAGGTTATTATGGATTATCATATGTGGACGGTTCTTTCTTCAAAATTAAGAATGTAACTTTAGGATATAACCTACCGAAAAAAATATCTAATAAACTAGGTATAGATAAGTTAAGAGTTTACGGAACTATTACCAATCCTTTCATTATCGCAAAGAGTCATCTATTAAAAGACTATGATCCGGAAATGAATGGCAGCCTTAATTATCCATTAACCAAGCAATTAGTATTTGGTCTAAACTTATCATTTTAA
- a CDS encoding NAD(+) synthase — protein sequence MNHGFVKVAAAIPHIKVADCKQNMQQISNIIMEAEEKGVQMITFPELCITGYTCGDLFAQQLLIEEAEMALMQLLNNTRQLGIIAILGMPISVHSMLLNASIVIQKGKILGVVPKTYLPNYKEYYEQRWFTSSSNVTETKVRLCGQITPLGNNLLFEGCDTIFGIEICEDMWATIPPSSGLALQGAEIIFNLSASNESIGKHNYRCALISQQSARCIAGYVYSACGFGESTTDIVFGGNGLIYENGSLLAKSQRFSLDEQLIISEIDVERLRSERRMNTTFAPNRINSNLKEPLRIQTELVNTKEMELTRQFARHPFVPQGEALKERCEEIFSIQVAGLAQRIMHTKSQTVVIGISGGLDSTLALLVCAKTFDKLGLSHEGILGVTMPGFGTTGRTYNNALALMNSLGISIREIDIKAACLQHFKDIGHDINLHDVTYENSQARERTQILMDIANQTNGMVIGTGDLSELALGWATYNGDHMSMYGVNSSIPKTLVKYLVQWVANNEVNEKSRSTLLDIIDTPISPELIPADGNGDIAQKTEDLVGPYELHDFFLYFFMRFGFRPSKILYLANIAFKEKYNRDVIKRWLHTFFRRFFSQQFKRSCLPDGPKVGSISISPRGDWRMPSDASSAAWLEEIDELE from the coding sequence ATAAACCACGGATTTGTGAAAGTTGCTGCTGCAATACCTCATATAAAGGTTGCTGATTGTAAACAGAATATGCAGCAAATAAGTAATATCATCATGGAAGCGGAAGAGAAAGGTGTGCAAATGATTACCTTTCCCGAACTATGTATTACAGGATATACTTGTGGAGACCTCTTTGCTCAACAGCTGTTAATAGAAGAAGCAGAGATGGCACTGATGCAATTACTCAACAATACCCGTCAGTTAGGTATAATTGCAATTTTAGGCATGCCGATAAGCGTACATTCGATGCTACTAAATGCATCTATTGTCATTCAAAAAGGCAAAATACTAGGAGTCGTACCTAAAACCTATCTACCCAACTATAAAGAGTATTATGAACAACGTTGGTTCACTTCTTCCTCGAACGTAACAGAAACCAAAGTACGCCTCTGCGGACAAATAACCCCATTAGGAAATAATCTTCTTTTTGAGGGCTGTGACACCATCTTCGGCATTGAAATTTGCGAAGACATGTGGGCTACCATTCCACCTAGTTCCGGTCTTGCCCTTCAAGGAGCCGAAATTATTTTCAATCTATCGGCTAGTAATGAATCTATTGGCAAACATAATTATCGTTGTGCGTTGATTAGTCAGCAATCCGCCCGTTGTATCGCAGGATATGTTTATTCAGCATGTGGATTCGGAGAATCAACCACCGACATCGTATTTGGAGGAAATGGACTTATTTATGAAAATGGTTCATTGTTGGCTAAAAGCCAACGCTTTTCTTTAGACGAGCAACTCATTATCAGTGAAATAGATGTAGAACGTTTACGCAGTGAACGTCGGATGAATACCACTTTTGCCCCTAACAGAATCAACTCTAATCTAAAAGAACCTCTCCGCATACAAACAGAATTAGTCAATACAAAAGAGATGGAATTGACTCGTCAGTTTGCGAGACACCCATTTGTACCGCAAGGAGAAGCACTAAAAGAGCGCTGTGAAGAGATATTCTCTATTCAAGTGGCGGGATTGGCACAACGCATTATGCACACAAAATCACAAACAGTAGTAATAGGTATCTCCGGAGGATTAGATTCGACCTTAGCCTTACTAGTCTGTGCCAAGACGTTTGATAAACTTGGACTTTCACACGAAGGAATTCTTGGAGTTACCATGCCAGGTTTTGGCACCACTGGTCGTACCTATAACAATGCACTTGCGTTGATGAATTCGTTAGGTATCTCCATACGAGAGATAGATATCAAAGCCGCCTGCTTACAACACTTTAAAGATATAGGGCACGACATCAATTTACACGATGTGACCTACGAAAATTCTCAAGCTCGAGAACGTACGCAAATATTGATGGACATAGCTAATCAAACAAACGGAATGGTAATCGGTACAGGAGATTTATCTGAATTGGCTTTAGGATGGGCCACATACAACGGTGACCACATGTCAATGTATGGCGTCAATTCAAGCATCCCCAAAACATTAGTTAAATATTTGGTACAATGGGTGGCTAATAACGAAGTAAACGAAAAATCACGCTCTACCCTATTAGACATTATTGATACTCCTATTAGTCCCGAACTTATTCCAGCTGACGGGAATGGTGATATTGCTCAAAAAACAGAAGATCTCGTAGGTCCTTACGAACTTCACGATTTTTTCCTTTATTTCTTTATGCGATTCGGGTTCCGCCCTAGCAAAATACTCTATTTAGCCAATATCGCATTTAAAGAAAAATATAATCGTGATGTCATAAAAAGATGGTTACATACATTTTTCCGCCGCTTTTTCTCTCAACAATTTAAACGTTCTTGCCTACCCGATGGACCCAAAGTAGGAAGCATATCCATTAGTCCTCGTGGCGATTGGCGCATGCCAAGTGATGCCTCATCAGCCGCTTGGTTAGAAGAAATTGATGAATTAGAATAG
- the hisB gene encoding bifunctional histidinol-phosphatase/imidazoleglycerol-phosphate dehydratase HisB: protein MKKKVLFIDRDGTLVLEPPVDYQLDALEKLEFYPKVFRNLGFIRSKLDFEFVMVTNQDGLGTDSFPEDTFWPAHNLILKTFEGEGISFDDILIDRSMPADNASTRKPGTGMLTKYMANPEYDLAESFVIGDRFTDVELAKNLGCRAIYLQNSVAELEERGLAEVCALTTTDWDKIAEFLFAGERKAEVRRTTKETDIFVSINLDGEASCDIVTGLGFFDHMLEQIGKHSGIDLTIKVKGDLEVDEHHTIEDTAIALGECIYKALGNKRGIERYGYALPMDDCLCQVCLDFGGRPWLVWDAEFKREKIGEMPTEMFLHFFKSLSDAARMNLNIKAEGTNEHHKIEGIFKALARSFKMAIKRDIYHFELPSSKGVL from the coding sequence ATGAAAAAGAAAGTTTTATTTATAGATAGAGACGGCACACTTGTTCTTGAGCCGCCCGTAGATTATCAATTGGATGCATTGGAAAAATTAGAGTTTTATCCGAAAGTGTTTCGTAACCTAGGATTCATTCGTAGTAAACTCGATTTTGAATTTGTGATGGTTACTAACCAAGATGGTCTGGGAACCGATTCTTTCCCGGAAGATACTTTTTGGCCGGCACATAATTTGATACTGAAAACCTTCGAAGGAGAAGGCATTTCATTTGATGATATTCTGATAGACCGAAGTATGCCCGCTGATAATGCTTCTACTCGTAAACCAGGTACGGGAATGTTGACGAAATATATGGCTAATCCGGAGTATGATCTTGCTGAAAGTTTCGTGATAGGTGACCGTTTTACAGATGTAGAATTGGCAAAAAACTTAGGCTGTCGAGCTATCTATTTACAAAATTCTGTTGCAGAATTAGAAGAGAGAGGGCTTGCGGAGGTTTGTGCTTTGACTACGACTGATTGGGATAAAATTGCGGAGTTTTTATTTGCAGGAGAGCGGAAAGCGGAAGTACGCCGCACTACCAAAGAAACGGATATTTTTGTTTCAATCAATCTTGATGGTGAAGCCTCGTGTGATATTGTTACGGGGCTTGGTTTCTTTGACCATATGCTTGAGCAAATAGGAAAACATTCGGGCATTGACCTTACAATTAAAGTGAAAGGAGATTTAGAAGTTGATGAACATCATACCATTGAAGATACGGCCATTGCTCTGGGAGAGTGTATTTATAAAGCTCTTGGTAACAAACGGGGGATAGAACGTTATGGATATGCTTTGCCTATGGATGATTGCCTATGCCAGGTATGCTTGGATTTTGGAGGACGTCCATGGTTGGTATGGGATGCAGAGTTCAAACGTGAAAAAATCGGAGAGATGCCGACTGAGATGTTCCTTCATTTTTTTAAATCATTGAGTGATGCTGCTCGTATGAATCTTAATATTAAAGCAGAAGGAACAAATGAACATCATAAAATAGAAGGAATCTTTAAGGCTTTGGCTCGTTCTTTTAAAATGGCTATAAAGAGGGATATTTACCATTTTGAACTTCCAAGTTCTAAAGGGGTGCTTTAG
- a CDS encoding class I fructose-bisphosphate aldolase, with translation MSNTKIVSLLGDQAEYYLGHVSKTIDKSLIHIPSPTIIDDVWISSDRNLPTLNSLQTLLGHGRLANTGYLSILPVDQGIEHTAGASFAPNPLYFDPENIVKLAIEGGCNAVASTYGVLGSVARKYAHKIPFIVKLNHNELLTYPNTYDQVMFGTVKEAWNMGAVAVGATIYFGSEESRRQLIEVSEAFEYAHELGMATILWCYLRNTGFKKDGIDYHSAADLTGQANHLGVTIQADIVKQKLPTNNGGFTAINFAKTDKRVYSDLSSEHPIDLCRYQVANGYMGRVGLINSGGESHGASDLKDAVVTAVINKRAGGMGLISGRKAFQKPMKDGAELLNLIQDVYLDSSITIA, from the coding sequence ATGAGTAATACTAAAATTGTTAGTTTATTAGGTGATCAGGCCGAATATTATCTCGGTCATGTTAGTAAAACGATCGATAAATCTCTTATTCACATTCCATCTCCCACGATTATAGATGATGTTTGGATCTCTTCAGATCGAAATCTTCCTACTCTGAACAGTTTACAGACTTTGCTAGGACATGGCAGATTGGCTAATACGGGCTATTTATCTATTTTACCTGTTGATCAAGGGATAGAACATACAGCGGGTGCCTCTTTTGCACCTAATCCACTCTATTTTGATCCAGAAAACATCGTTAAATTGGCTATAGAAGGGGGATGTAATGCCGTTGCTTCCACCTATGGCGTTTTGGGGTCTGTAGCTCGCAAATATGCCCATAAGATACCTTTTATTGTGAAGCTAAATCATAATGAACTATTGACGTATCCTAATACATATGATCAGGTGATGTTTGGTACAGTTAAGGAAGCTTGGAATATGGGTGCCGTAGCTGTTGGAGCTACGATCTATTTTGGTTCTGAAGAGAGTAGGAGGCAACTTATAGAGGTATCTGAAGCATTTGAATATGCGCATGAATTGGGGATGGCAACTATTTTATGGTGCTATTTGAGAAATACTGGTTTTAAAAAAGATGGCATTGATTATCATTCTGCAGCAGATCTTACAGGGCAAGCCAATCATTTAGGAGTGACTATTCAAGCTGATATTGTGAAACAAAAGTTGCCTACAAATAATGGTGGGTTTACAGCTATTAATTTCGCTAAAACAGATAAAAGGGTTTATAGTGACCTTAGTTCAGAACATCCTATTGATTTGTGTCGTTATCAAGTAGCAAATGGCTATATGGGACGGGTTGGTTTGATTAATTCTGGAGGTGAATCTCATGGTGCTTCTGATCTAAAAGATGCTGTAGTTACGGCTGTGATAAATAAAAGAGCTGGTGGTATGGGATTGATTAGTGGACGTAAGGCTTTTCAGAAACCAATGAAGGATGGAGCTGAACTGCTGAATCTAATTCAGGACGTTTATTTAGATTCGAGTATAACAATAGCTTAA
- a CDS encoding RagB/SusD family nutrient uptake outer membrane protein: MKTTIFKILSLVFTMIILYSCSLDEYNPTEVTGNETLATFNGWKGMQSYCYSPLYDEMFSASDYLSVSEAGTDIWLTAKNATNTQQLFYYEGLTTSTNATNKLFKQAYAIINTCNAIINHASSLSDGNSNDIEVLTAETHCLRAFYYLVLVTNYGNVTLTLDDSNSNAELAPKRNSIEEIYSQIITDLTYASKHLGTTPYGDNYARVTKKTALGLLARAYAQGAGEGLSENGVSYWQRAKEVAEDMIENMGTYGAYMYNDVADVWAHANNRNNKEALFIASGPQAGESDAFNSGSLSNKLFTYMMADPNKLSEVYKTANKRNYYYGRVNNNLYAPSKYLVDCFSEYDKRWENSFVTAFSDFSMAQVNWVPYRKKTLTLTTDICNKYGINTDFVGKKIYPYADINAISHTYGGNQYVASIWPKGDHTGNTANLITPKNAYVHPYPLDEDEDRFAIYLSKKSLTATEKAKRAYICINIDDLYDSEGKYHEASFDGTNSYQLFPSLSKFDWSYEGLNYGSNLQVKTGDMFIMRMAEVYLIAAEANVALGDGERAAQYINVLRKRACRNEANYEEHMKVTTVSEEDIFDEYARELCGEFSRWALLKRHKAFESRLAKYNVRAAQSFDSSKNYLRPISYDFLSQINNADEYGTNGY; the protein is encoded by the coding sequence ATGAAAACAACAATATTCAAAATACTATCTCTAGTATTCACAATGATAATTCTATATTCTTGTTCATTAGATGAATACAACCCTACAGAGGTAACAGGTAATGAAACTCTTGCAACATTTAATGGTTGGAAAGGTATGCAAAGCTATTGCTATTCTCCACTTTATGATGAAATGTTTTCTGCGTCAGATTATCTTTCAGTATCTGAAGCAGGAACTGATATCTGGTTAACAGCGAAAAATGCAACAAATACTCAACAATTATTTTATTATGAAGGGTTAACAACAAGTACCAATGCTACTAACAAGTTATTTAAACAAGCATACGCTATTATTAATACTTGTAATGCAATTATAAATCATGCAAGCAGCTTAAGTGACGGAAACTCCAATGACATTGAAGTATTAACTGCTGAGACACATTGCTTAAGGGCATTCTATTATTTAGTGTTAGTGACCAACTATGGAAACGTAACACTCACATTAGATGATTCAAATAGCAATGCTGAGCTTGCCCCTAAAAGAAACAGTATAGAAGAAATTTATTCACAAATAATAACAGACCTAACGTATGCTTCAAAACATTTAGGAACAACTCCTTATGGAGATAATTATGCCCGTGTTACAAAGAAAACAGCACTAGGACTTTTAGCTAGAGCGTATGCACAAGGAGCAGGAGAAGGACTTAGTGAAAACGGCGTCTCTTATTGGCAGAGAGCTAAAGAAGTTGCTGAGGATATGATTGAAAACATGGGCACTTATGGCGCATATATGTATAATGATGTAGCAGATGTCTGGGCTCACGCCAATAATCGCAACAACAAAGAAGCACTATTTATAGCATCGGGGCCTCAAGCCGGAGAGAGTGATGCTTTCAACTCCGGATCGTTAAGTAACAAACTATTTACATATATGATGGCTGACCCTAATAAGTTAAGCGAAGTATATAAAACAGCCAACAAGAGAAATTACTATTATGGACGTGTAAATAACAACTTATATGCACCTTCTAAATATTTAGTGGATTGCTTCTCTGAATATGATAAGCGTTGGGAGAACTCATTTGTAACTGCATTCTCAGATTTCTCAATGGCTCAGGTAAACTGGGTACCATATAGAAAAAAAACATTAACTCTAACAACTGATATCTGTAATAAATATGGCATTAACACTGATTTTGTAGGCAAAAAAATATATCCGTATGCCGATATAAATGCTATTTCACATACATATGGTGGTAATCAATATGTAGCTTCTATCTGGCCTAAAGGAGATCATACAGGCAATACAGCCAATCTCATTACCCCTAAAAATGCGTATGTTCATCCTTATCCTTTAGATGAAGATGAAGATCGTTTTGCGATCTATCTATCAAAGAAATCATTGACAGCAACAGAGAAGGCAAAACGTGCTTATATATGTATCAATATAGATGATCTGTATGATTCGGAAGGCAAATACCATGAAGCATCTTTTGATGGGACAAATTCCTATCAACTATTTCCTTCCCTATCTAAATTCGATTGGTCATATGAAGGGTTAAATTATGGTAGCAATTTACAAGTAAAAACCGGCGATATGTTTATCATGCGAATGGCAGAAGTCTATTTAATCGCAGCTGAAGCAAATGTAGCTTTGGGAGACGGAGAAAGAGCAGCTCAATATATCAATGTGCTTCGTAAACGTGCTTGCCGAAATGAAGCTAATTATGAAGAGCATATGAAAGTTACAACTGTTAGCGAAGAAGATATTTTTGATGAATATGCTAGAGAGCTTTGCGGTGAATTTAGCAGATGGGCACTCCTAAAACGTCATAAAGCATTTGAAAGTCGCCTAGCAAAATACAATGTGCGAGCAGCTCAAAGCTTTGATAGTAGTAAAAACTATCTTCGCCCCATTTCGTATGACTTTTTGTCTCAAATAAACAATGCAGATGAATATGGAACTAACGGGTATTAA
- the hisC gene encoding histidinol-phosphate transaminase, producing the protein MKPLKELTRTNIWALKPYSSARDEYSGVAASVFLDANENPYNLPYNRYPDPVQRELKAKLTKVKKVSAEQIFLGNGSDEAIDLVYRAFCEPGKDNVVAIDPTYGMYQVCADVNDVEYRKVCLDDSFQFSADSLLAAADEHTKLIFLCSPNNPTGNDLLRSEIVKLLVNFEGLVILDEAYNDFSELPSFLEELDQYPNLIVFQTFSKAWGCAAIRLGMAFASAEIIAILSKIKYPYNVNQLTQEQALLMLQKYDEIEHWVDTLKKERARLMQSFESLSCVRHIFQSDANFFLARVSDANRIYNYLVERGIIVRNRSSISLCGSCLRVTVGTPEENETLLEALKTYAG; encoded by the coding sequence ATGAAACCCTTAAAAGAACTTACTCGAACAAATATATGGGCTTTAAAGCCCTACTCTTCAGCACGCGATGAATATAGCGGAGTGGCTGCATCAGTATTTTTAGATGCGAACGAGAATCCGTATAATCTGCCTTATAATCGTTATCCGGACCCTGTGCAGAGAGAATTAAAAGCTAAACTGACAAAGGTAAAAAAAGTTTCTGCTGAACAAATTTTTTTAGGAAATGGAAGTGATGAAGCCATTGATTTAGTCTATCGGGCTTTTTGTGAGCCTGGGAAAGATAATGTGGTAGCTATTGATCCTACGTATGGTATGTATCAGGTGTGTGCTGATGTAAACGATGTAGAATATCGTAAAGTCTGTTTAGATGATTCTTTTCAATTTTCAGCCGATAGTTTGCTTGCTGCTGCAGATGAGCATACTAAATTAATTTTTCTATGTTCGCCTAATAACCCCACCGGTAATGATCTCCTCCGTTCAGAAATTGTTAAACTACTTGTCAATTTTGAAGGATTAGTAATTCTTGATGAAGCATACAATGATTTCTCGGAACTTCCTTCTTTTCTCGAAGAATTAGATCAATATCCTAATCTTATCGTTTTTCAGACATTTTCTAAAGCGTGGGGATGTGCTGCGATTCGTTTAGGCATGGCTTTTGCTTCTGCTGAGATTATTGCTATCTTAAGTAAGATAAAGTATCCTTATAATGTTAACCAACTAACACAAGAACAAGCTCTTCTTATGCTTCAAAAATATGATGAAATTGAGCATTGGGTGGATACTTTGAAAAAAGAACGCGCACGCTTGATGCAATCTTTTGAAAGCTTATCTTGTGTTCGGCATATTTTTCAATCTGATGCTAATTTCTTTTTGGCTCGGGTTTCTGATGCAAATCGTATTTATAATTATTTGGTAGAGAGAGGTATTATTGTGCGCAATCGTAGTTCTATTTCTCTCTGTGGGAGTTGTTTACGCGTAACAGTGGGTACTCCTGAAGAAAATGAAACACTACTGGAAGCTTTAAAGACTTATGCCGGATGA